The Spinacia oleracea cultivar Varoflay chromosome 2, BTI_SOV_V1, whole genome shotgun sequence DNA segment CTAGTTTCAACTCTTGTGTCGTTCCGTTAAGATTTCCAATTGGTTTCAAGCACTTCATTTATAAGCTTGATGGTGTTGGGCCATGCCAGCCCGCTAGTAGTCATGACGTCCTACCTTTTCATACAACTCCTTACAACCTTTTAACTTTAAAGTTTCAATGTCGTTTCACAAGAACTTGTTAAGGGGTGTTTCATCTTAAACAAATCTTGATCACTTTATTTCTCTGGCCTTATTAATTATCCCTTATTTCAAATGAATAAAAAAGCACATAgtacaataataaaatataaaatataaaaaataaagaagacAAGACAGCTTAaactaaatttttttaataaaagtggATAATAAAAAGTAGCCTAAATTGCATGAATTACGGTCACATaaataaaagttcaaacttaACAAATGTACAAACTAGGAGACTAGTCTTTGTACACTGCCaatcaataataaataatcaataataaaaTTCAAAGGAAGAAAAGAGGTGCTATTAACGTGTGATTTGATGATTTCAACACAAATGATCTGGTCCATTTTGTGCCTTGTTGGCTTTTGGCTAAGTTGAGGGCACATCTATTCACCATACCATAACTTGTAAACAAATTCATAGTTGACCCAGTGAATCCAAATGACAATCTGGGTCAGTTACCATTAGCAGCACCAACAATCTAACAGATTAAGGAATAATCTTGTACCTTCTTGTGTGTTCGATCCAAAAACGAAAAGACTCTGCAGTCTCTCTGGAACCCCCAAATCCGTAATTCCTGCTTTTTTCCATTCCCCGGCTAATATTATTACTGTCTAATACAGCTTCAGATGATCTCAGAATTGAATCAACATACCACCAAGTCCCAACCTCCTCCAGTTTAGTTGGCAGTAGATCTTTTTCTTGAACAATCTCGTCCCATACAGgacctttctctctcatcatttCTTCAAGGCTATTCGATTCTTCTTCGAATTCCAGGAATTTTACTTCAAATTCCTCAGCCAATACCTTCCATAGATCTTTCCACTTAAACAGATCCCCATTGCTGCAGTTGAATGCTTGCTTCTTTCCTTTGTTATCAAGTGATGCCCATATTTGCTGCTCTGCAACCAAGTCTGCATCTCCAGCCTCTGAGTAACCATCCCAAGCTGCCTGGTTTCCTGGAAACCTTAAGGGTTGTCCTTCATGCTTGCAAATTGTTGCATAAACACACAGTGACCCAACAATGTTCCTAGTACTGTAAGGAGAAAACCCAAACATCACAGCAGGTCGATGGACTGACCATGTCAGCTTCTCCTTTTTCTGAACCTCCTCATCCAATATATCCTCCATAGCATAGTAACTATCAGTAATATCTTCCCTTGGGAACTCCTCAACGAATTGAGGCTCATGTTGAATTTCAGCCGATGAGTCCAAACAAGGGAGGGCATATTTCTGACCTGTTTGAAGACAAATATGCTTCAAGTTTGGCGCATTAGGTATCACCGCATTAAGAACATTACGAAGCATTTTCCCATTTTCATCAGAACTTTCCTGTTCAGTGGGTTTGGTAACCCATCCCACATAGAAAATATGAGTTACATCACTCAGATGTGAAAGTTTAGCTTGGCAGTCTTCAGGATCAACCATATTACACTGGATATATTGAACATGGTTGTGGTGAAATTGCCATTCAGGTTGACGCCGCCGCCCAACTCCATAGACCTTCCAGCGGCCACCAGGAATAGTGGATAGTTGAAGGATATCCGCAAGACTATTGCCAGAGATGCCAGTCACGCCAACTACAAGTGCTACATTATGGTATTTTGATGGAATATCTCCACTCTCTATTTTCTGCAAAGTTTAGACATGAACAAGTTTCAGAGGAGCAAAATACAACATTCAGATGCACTGAAATGAAATGAGAGTTAAAAACAAAACACAGAAATAAATCAAGAAAATAAGGTCACCTACATGTAAAGAGGAACCTATAGCGCCAAGCCACCACCAGCTCATGGAGAAAATTTAACTGCACAAAACCCTGATTGTATATGAGAACACAGGCAGATAAGAGAGATAATAAGACAATGAAGGAAAGAAACAAAGGAAGGTATATTATAAAACAGGGGTCCTTAGGCAGCTGTTGACTAGGTGTATTATCATAAAAAATTCTTCTACAACCCTTCACGGCTCTGTTTTATAATAGTAAGCATTCTTATGTCACGAGTATTACGAAAATCACTTAATCTAGTTCTGTAGTTCATACGCGAATTTACaagcaaaataatatcataTACAGAAGGTATTACTTAATCTAGTACATGCCTCGACATAACTGTGCAACTAATATGGTGATGCCATAAGTTGTTCTTATTACAATCTATTACATTacactaaaacagacaccagtaCTGACATGACACACTTCCTGGAGCAAAGTTTTCCATTCACAAACTTTTTTCCTAAAAAATCTTTACTTTATGTATTTGTTTATTTTCTATCCTTTTTTATTTACtgtttatgtatggaaaaatatacagattatggcaataatacgtgccacgtaataataatttgccaaaaaggatttttggtaatattttagtctgaccgttatacgaagtattaataatcggaaatatatttactcGATATTTTTGCCAAATCAACATATcaatataaaatatgtaatatgtAGTAGGTCGGAAAATGCATACTCCGTACTGTACTAGGTCattaaatgagtatgttcaaTACTTATTAATTATGTTGTAACTTCAGGGAGATAAATATTTCAGtcaaatatattataaaaaacttAGTTacattattttaaaatatcGGTGAATGCACGGGACgtcgggacctaatctagtaaaCAGTAAAATGTACATCACATATTTTTCAGCATTATAGCTACAACAATAACCAATTGCTTTCTGATTTTAGCTGCAAATAACAgctcataacataataacttgTCATCAATGTTTAGATTCTTGAACAAACATTTTGACAAATCTTGAAGATTTCAACCAGAAGGTAATTTCAAAGGGCAAACAGAGAAATAAAGTCCCTAGTCTATGATTTTTTACTACTCTTTGACATTCATTTTCAGGGATTAAAGCATGAGAACTAAAGGAATGTATGGGTGGATGTCAACTCAAAATGATTAGGCCAAAACAAAGCATATGATGACTTGTTCAAGTAATTTCCCCTATAATCTAATAAGGATAATCATAGCTGAATGTTTGAACATGTAAGAACAaaggatttatttatttgtcacattatttcaataaataataaaaaatagcaGTTGAGTGTAACAATAATAAAGAGCAAAACAATAATAAGAGAAACACATCCATCACTGACGAATGAAAATTCCTCTGTCCATTCCGAAGTAATAGGCACATTATCAAGTTgttttgaacagagagaaaaagagagggGGCAATTTATCTTGTAAACTGAATAGAGAAAACAGAAAAAAGTAAAAAGTAAGGCCCTGCTCTGTTAGACTCATTTTGACTTGCAAAATTAGTTGAGAAAATTCAGATAAGTCAGGTACTTGACAATTTCTGACATAAGTTTCCTTCGGGCAATTTCGTAAAAAAGCAAGttttttcagacaaaataagtttttctcGTACATAACAAGTtctgacaaaataagttcaaatcctATAGGTTCTATTAATAAATTCTGTGCCCTTATGATACCATGGCCGTCATACTTAATCTTCAAATTTGATTTCTCTGGTTCATTTTTTCTTCAGAATAAGTACAAGTAACAGGTCTTAACTCCAAAAAAACAGGCCTTAAAGTTTGTTGCTCAATTATTTGGTCCTGCTTCTAGACAAGTTGCTAGTTTGCTACCAAACTGCTCGACGGGCTTCCTAGATCCCCCTTTGCTCCACTTGGATCAAGAATAGCCAAAGTCTCCTATCACACCCTGAGCTATGCGAGGTCTCCTCAAGAGAAAACTTTAGCCTTTAATATCTGCATATGTGACTCATCATGATAACCCTCAGAAGTTACAACCACTCCATACCATGTGATTGCTTAGCTtattatttaacaaattaaactTCAAACTTTGCTTCAGAGGCTACCTTGGTTAAACTCCTGTCAGCATTCATAATAAAACAAAGAAACTGCTTACTAATCCCATCACCTCTGCAACCTATCCCACCAATACTCTTCTACCCTACAAACCTCAATAGGTGAAGGGCTTACATAGTTACAGCCAAGGCCAATAATGACAAAATTGAATCGGTTACAAACTCCTTCTCAAATGGGAGGGTTCACAGTATCCAAGATCCAGCCTATCAAGCCTCCACCGAAGACTAGCCCTGTTGCTGTTTTGAATTTTACTAAAAATCCATTACTGGTTCTCATCAGTAACGCTTTGTTGTTTCCTGTCAAGGATATTGTGAGTGTATTATGGGACACCCCTTAAAGTTATACGCTAATAGCAATTACCTAATAAGCCACTAGAGGTCTCATATTAACTGTAGGCAAATTCATGCACAAGTAGACAAATCAAAGTTACACAAAGGCCAACATTTATAATTAGGCAAGTTCACGAGCTTTATGTACATATATTATTGTTTATAGTTTAGTAAGTTAACATCGATCATTAATTATGGATCATGAGTTTATTGgtgattgaggaaaatatggcatTAGTTAGGGCGGAGTGAGGGAGATAATACATGCCGACGACTCAACATGACTTTTTTTCCGtccctttctcttttttctattttctttgcaAAACTTCTCTCGTTTccctattttattttacttttctcAAAACATGTTTATGCCTCTACTTTAAACCAGCCTATCTTGTTTTtgtgttccctctttttcgTGTCTTGTGTCTACTCTCTTTAACATAACCTTTTATTTTTGTTACTTCACGTTCCGCATGCGGTTCCTTATGACAtatcatgttagccgaccccaatcattttgggacaaaggctttgttattgttgttgatcATAGCCAAACAACCCAAACTCGCATTCAACATCAAAACTTAAAAGTTCACACTTATATACACATCATTCAAATCTTTCATGGATCATGTAGATCACCAAATTTAACTAAAACAAAGAGCTATAAGAAGACTTACCATGCCCTCAAAGGCCTGGTGAAACAGATTTTTCCTCTTTTTATCTCTTTGCTTTGGAGGATAGCCCCTCTTCAATCAGGAAACACCATTCTGCTCGTCTTTCTCAATCTATTCAAGACATGCATCCTCATCTTCATCAAGAGAAGTGTTAAAGACTACCAGCTCTTTTCCCTTCGAGTAGCTACCTCCATAAGTAGGCATGGCAGTTAGCATAAAGAAAATGTCAgtaattcaaaaacaaaaaatttggGAAAGAGCAAAACCCTTTTGAACTTGGAAATGAAGGCCATAAAGATAAACTATTGCCAAATCTGAGCAATTATTTAACAGCTGAAGAAAGCGGACAAGCTGTAATCCAATCAGAAAACAAAATTTCAGATTAACCTAATTTCTTTGGATCTCCCCAAACAAGTAACTCTCGAAATCCCCAGCCAGTTAAGTTTGATATCCCTAAGGGTATAGTATGAGATAAGATTCTGGTTCTTACGTATCCTGTATTACCTGAAAAGATCTTCAAATAGGGAAGTAGAAAAGGAGATAAATAACTTTTAATAATTGAAAGCAGTGTTATAAGGAGGGAAAACTTTCAGTTGTTTCATAAATGTACATTGGTATAATAACAACATTAGTGTGGCCACACACTGGGCAAAGTGATTCTTCATTCACGTCCCAAGATGAAGTAATTTAAAACtgcaagaccccaaaagtcaaGAACATTATTATGTGTGTAGTTGTGCCTTAAGAAAACTGCACTCACAGTCACACAGATTGGCATGCAACCAAAGGTGGCTCCTCCCacaacaccccccccccccccaccccccaaataaaaaaagaaataaagaacATTCAGGGATTACTCCatatacatgttttccaaaaataataacAGTGGCATGAAGCCTATAAATAAGAAGATGATGAATGGATATACCAAGTCAGAAGGCACGGATGCGGAGCTGCAGTCCAAAAGAAATCCTTAGGTCATAGAAAGTATAGAAAAGTCTAGAAGTTTGATATAGCATCCTCCAGAAAGACTTTAGTATATTAATGCTCACATTCTCTTAAAAAGTTCACAGCCGCAGTCCAATAGAAAAGCCAACCTCTTCCAATCGATCAATAACCGGCAAACCCTAGAAACATCTCAGCCTCTCCTCTCAAATAGGACGTCAGAAGAAAGATGAGTCTTACTTGAAATATCTATTCCGTACTCGCTCCAGTAACCTTGACTCTTCATCCCTTGTGAGATAAGAATCAAGTTTGCGAAGATTATTTACAAAAATAGCAGCCTCATCTGGACGATTGAATTTACAATAAAAATCAACGATCGAATTATATGTATTTTGGTTAGGTCTACAATTATGGTTGATCATACAGCGAACCATGTCGGTGGCTTCCGGAAACATGTCATTAGCAGCATAATATGCAATGAAAATGTTGTAAGTAATTGCATCAGGAAAAATTCCAGAGCCACTCATCTCAGAGAAAATTCTAGAGGCATCCGTCAATCGACCATTTCTGCAATAAGCATATATAACAGTATTATATGAAATGATATCAGGCTGCAGTCCATAACCAGCAATCTCTTTCAGAACTTCTTCTGCTCTAAGAAATGATCCAGATCGGCTATACATGTACATGAGAGAGTTATATGTTGTCAAGCTAGGAGTAAATTGACTCTCCTTCATGAAATCCAAAATTTCATCAACTTTTTTAACCATCTGTCGACGGCCATATATAGATACCATGGCATTCAAAGTAGTTATATCCATAGAGTAGCCTTTCCTCCTCAACTCCCAAAAAGCTCGTTCTGTTTCCACTAAAAGGCCGGTTTTGCTATTGACAAGAACTAAAGTCTTGAGTAGCACGGGATGAAGTGTAATTTCACCAGCATACACCTGTTCTGCAAGAGTGCACATACGTTCAATCTGCTTTCCATTAGCATAACCATGTAGCAAACAAGAGTAGCTCAGCTCATTAGGCTTACACTGACCACTTTTCATTTCAGTAAGTACTTTTTCAGACTCTTCCCAAAGCCCACCTCGAGCTAAAGCAGCTAAAATGGCATTATAGGTTGAAAGATCTGGTATAACACCAGTTTCCAGCATCATTTTATAAACAGCCAACGATTGGTTAAACAAGCCACATCGACTGTAAGCACTTATTAAGGTGTTGAAAGTATCTCGCTCAGGTGCAAAACCTGCCCTCTTCATCTCAATAAACAGACCAGAGACTTCAACATCCATTCCATTTTGTCCAAACACAGCCAAAAGAGAGTTCCAAGTGACAATATCAGGTGTACAGTTGCAATGTTTCATTTCTTCGAATATCTGCATCATTTCTGAAAACCTCTTGCGATTACCATGCATCTTGATGAGGGCATTAAAGGTGCAAATATTAGGTTTGCAACCTGCATTTCTCATCTCCTCAAAAACCTTCATTGCACATTCATCTTTACCAGCTTTCTCAAAACCAGAAAAGAGAGTAGTGTAAGTAAAAACATCAGGTTTGATCCCTTTCTTAAACATCTGAGCTTTGATCACCATAGCCTCCTCTAATAAACCACCCCTCACATAAGCTGAAATCAATGAATTGAAAGTCACATCGCTGGGTGCAAACCCACATAACTCCATCTCCCGCAAAACCTCCATCGCTTCTTTAGGACGCCTAGACTTCCCATAAACATCCAACATGACATTGTAAGTGACCTTATCTGGCACAAAGCCAGCTAACTTCATCTCCTCAAAAACTTCGGCTGCTTCCTCATACAATGAGCCACGACGACAACAACTAATAAGCGTATTATAAGTGTACAAATCAGGGGAAATCCCATCAAGCTTCATATTGTTCATGATTTCAGAAACTGTAATCCAAGGCATACCCATCTTACCATAAACATTCAAAATTACATTATAAGTAACCAAAGTGGGCTTACACCCAACTTCCTCCATTTTCCTAAAAATCGACACAGCCTCCCTATACCGCCCGTTACTAGCATAAGCGCTTACCATTGCAGTATAAGCATAAACATCAATGTCAAAACCATCCTTATTTAGCTCATTAATCAAGGAAGCCGCAACCGATACACGGCCTTCCTTACCCAGAATACTAATCATAGCAGCAACAACAGGCCCATCTAATAGAATTTGATAATCGTTTCGACTACGAACCCAATTAAACACACTGAAAGCCAAATCACACTTCCCCAAGAATCCTAACCCCTTAATTATACCCAAAATGTCAGCATTTACAGACCCTAAACCAAGACTACCCACCTGCTG contains these protein-coding regions:
- the LOC110777898 gene encoding pentatricopeptide repeat-containing protein At5g02860: MAEILATPVLLPGPLPTTPKHRHQSLSSPPPPQPQTQPLQPPLLRASPPSAPLKPLVQKPHQQPQNSNFIRTRNPNTFNPSLLHLPRSRRRLGKHRDPNRGKPWTHHSLSPQGQQIFQILIETGLHSSNLDRILMKLFENQGTSENQQVGSLGLGSVNADILGIIKGLGFLGKCDLAFSVFNWVRSRNDYQILLDGPVVAAMISILGKEGRVSVAASLINELNKDGFDIDVYAYTAMVSAYASNGRYREAVSIFRKMEEVGCKPTLVTYNVILNVYGKMGMPWITVSEIMNNMKLDGISPDLYTYNTLISCCRRGSLYEEAAEVFEEMKLAGFVPDKVTYNVMLDVYGKSRRPKEAMEVLREMELCGFAPSDVTFNSLISAYVRGGLLEEAMVIKAQMFKKGIKPDVFTYTTLFSGFEKAGKDECAMKVFEEMRNAGCKPNICTFNALIKMHGNRKRFSEMMQIFEEMKHCNCTPDIVTWNSLLAVFGQNGMDVEVSGLFIEMKRAGFAPERDTFNTLISAYSRCGLFNQSLAVYKMMLETGVIPDLSTYNAILAALARGGLWEESEKVLTEMKSGQCKPNELSYSCLLHGYANGKQIERMCTLAEQVYAGEITLHPVLLKTLVLVNSKTGLLVETERAFWELRRKGYSMDITTLNAMVSIYGRRQMVKKVDEILDFMKESQFTPSLTTYNSLMYMYSRSGSFLRAEEVLKEIAGYGLQPDIISYNTVIYAYCRNGRLTDASRIFSEMSGSGIFPDAITYNIFIAYYAANDMFPEATDMVRCMINHNCRPNQNTYNSIVDFYCKFNRPDEAAIFVNNLRKLDSYLTRDEESRLLERVRNRYFK
- the LOC130459144 gene encoding (S)-8-oxocitronellyl enol synthase ISY1-like; the protein is MPTYGGSYSKGKELVVFNTSLDEDEDAFYKINCPLSFSLCSKQLDNVPITSEWTEEFSFKIESGDIPSKYHNVALVVGVTGISGNSLADILQLSTIPGGRWKVYGVGRRRQPEWQFHHNHVQYIQCNMVDPEDCQAKLSHLSDVTHIFYVGWVTKPTEQESSDENGKMLRNVLNAVIPNAPNLKHICLQTGQKYALPCLDSSAEIQHEPQFVEEFPREDITDSYYAMEDILDEEVQKKEKLTWSVHRPAVMFGFSPYSTRNIVGSLCVYATICKHEGQPLRFPGNQAAWDGYSEAGDADLVAEQQIWASLDNKGKKQAFNCSNGDLFKWKDLWKVLAEEFEVKFLEFEEESNSLEEMMREKGPVWDEIVQEKDLLPTKLEEVGTWWYVDSILRSSEAVLDSNNISRGMEKSRNYGFGGSRETAESFRFWIEHTRRYKIIP